The following proteins are encoded in a genomic region of Corylus avellana chromosome ca4, CavTom2PMs-1.0:
- the LOC132177061 gene encoding uncharacterized protein LOC132177061 isoform X2 yields MASSDEPEAVSRDVKDKEHKEDEKEEGKGGFIEKVKDFIHDIGEKLEGAIGFGKPTADVAGIHIPCINLEKAEFVIDVLIKNPNPVPIPLIDINYLIESDGRKLISGLIPDAGTIQAHGEETVKIPVTLIYDDIKNTYSEIKPGSIIPYRIRVELIVDVPVFGRLTLPLEKTGEIPIPYKPDIDIEKIKFERFSFEETVAILHLKLENKNDFDLGVNELDYEVWLCDESIGSAELSESTKIDKNGISYINIPITFRPKDFGSAIWDMMRGKGTGYTMKGNINVDTPFGAMKLPISKEGGTTRLKKKKEDRGDDDDDDDDDEW; encoded by the exons ATGGCATCATCTGATGAGCCAGAGGCAGTTTCAAGGGATGTTAAGGACAAAGAGCACAAGGAAGATGAGAAAGAGGAAGGAAAAGGTGGATTTATTGAGAAGGTGAAGGATTTCATTCATGACATTGGCGAGAAGCTCGAGGGAGCTATTGGATTTGGGAAGCCAACTGCTGATGTTGCAGGGATTCACATCCCTTGTATAAATCTGGAGAAGGCAGAGTTTGTTATTGATGTTCTCATTAAGAACCCAAATCCTGTTCCTATCCCTCTGATTGACATAAACTACTTGATTGAGAGTGATGGAAGGAAACTAATTTCAGGGTTGATCCCGGATGCTGGGACGATTCAGGCACATGGTGAGGAGACTGTCAAAATACCAGTTACTCTGATTTATGATGACATAAAAAACACGTATAGTGAAATTAAGCCCGGAAGCATAATTCCATATAGGATCAGGGTTGAACTCATCGTGGACGTGCCTGTTTTTGGGAGACTAACTCTACCACTTGAGAAAACTGGAGAGATCCCCATACCTTACAAGCCTGACATtgatattgagaaaataaaatttgagaggTTCTCTTTTGAAGAAACTGTTGCAATTCTTCATTTGAAATTGGAAAATAAGAATGACTTTGACTTGGGCGTCAATGAACTAGACTATGAGGTTTGGCTGTGTGATGAGAGCATCGGAAGTGCAGAACTCTCAGAATCcacaaaaattgataaaaatggaATCAGTTACATCAATATTCCCATCACCTTCAGGCCCAAGGACTTTGGCTCTGCAATTTGGGACATGATGAGAGGAAAAGGCACTGGTTACACCATGAAAGGAAATATTAATGTGGATACACCCTTTGGGGCAATGAAGTTACCCATCAGCAAGGAGGGTGGTACTACGCGtctcaagaagaagaaagaagatcgcggggatgatgatgatgatgatgacgacgatGAG TGGTAA
- the LOC132177061 gene encoding uncharacterized protein LOC132177061 isoform X1 yields the protein MASSDEPEAVSRDVKDKEHKEDEKEEGKGGFIEKVKDFIHDIGEKLEGAIGFGKPTADVAGIHIPCINLEKAEFVIDVLIKNPNPVPIPLIDINYLIESDGRKLISGLIPDAGTIQAHGEETVKIPVTLIYDDIKNTYSEIKPGSIIPYRIRVELIVDVPVFGRLTLPLEKTGEIPIPYKPDIDIEKIKFERFSFEETVAILHLKLENKNDFDLGVNELDYEVWLCDESIGSAELSESTKIDKNGISYINIPITFRPKDFGSAIWDMMRGKGTGYTMKGNINVDTPFGAMKLPISKEGGTTRLKKKKEDRGDDDDDDDDDEEW from the exons ATGGCATCATCTGATGAGCCAGAGGCAGTTTCAAGGGATGTTAAGGACAAAGAGCACAAGGAAGATGAGAAAGAGGAAGGAAAAGGTGGATTTATTGAGAAGGTGAAGGATTTCATTCATGACATTGGCGAGAAGCTCGAGGGAGCTATTGGATTTGGGAAGCCAACTGCTGATGTTGCAGGGATTCACATCCCTTGTATAAATCTGGAGAAGGCAGAGTTTGTTATTGATGTTCTCATTAAGAACCCAAATCCTGTTCCTATCCCTCTGATTGACATAAACTACTTGATTGAGAGTGATGGAAGGAAACTAATTTCAGGGTTGATCCCGGATGCTGGGACGATTCAGGCACATGGTGAGGAGACTGTCAAAATACCAGTTACTCTGATTTATGATGACATAAAAAACACGTATAGTGAAATTAAGCCCGGAAGCATAATTCCATATAGGATCAGGGTTGAACTCATCGTGGACGTGCCTGTTTTTGGGAGACTAACTCTACCACTTGAGAAAACTGGAGAGATCCCCATACCTTACAAGCCTGACATtgatattgagaaaataaaatttgagaggTTCTCTTTTGAAGAAACTGTTGCAATTCTTCATTTGAAATTGGAAAATAAGAATGACTTTGACTTGGGCGTCAATGAACTAGACTATGAGGTTTGGCTGTGTGATGAGAGCATCGGAAGTGCAGAACTCTCAGAATCcacaaaaattgataaaaatggaATCAGTTACATCAATATTCCCATCACCTTCAGGCCCAAGGACTTTGGCTCTGCAATTTGGGACATGATGAGAGGAAAAGGCACTGGTTACACCATGAAAGGAAATATTAATGTGGATACACCCTTTGGGGCAATGAAGTTACCCATCAGCAAGGAGGGTGGTACTACGCGtctcaagaagaagaaagaagatcgcggggatgatgatgatgatgatgacgacgatGAG GAGTGGTAA